The Streptomyces cyaneogriseus subsp. noncyanogenus region TCCAGTCGACAGCCGCGCCGCGGACGAAGACCTCGGCGGCCGAGGTGAGAACGCGCTGGAGCCCGCCCTCGTCGCGGCGCAGGGTGCCGGTGGCCACCACGCCGGTCACGCCCATGTCCGCGGCGGTCTCCTCCACGCCCATGGTCAGCACCGGGTGGGCGCTGCACTCGACGAAGAACCCGAAGCCCTCCCCCAGCAGCCCGCGCACCGCCTCCTCGAACCGCACCCGCCGCCGCAGGTTCCGCACCCAGTACCCCGCGTCCAGCCGGCCACCCTCCACCCAGGCCGCCTCCACGGTCGAGAACATCGGCACCCGCCCGGCCCGCGGAACCACCCCCGCCAGCTCCCGCTCCAACCGCTCCGCGACCCGCTCCACCTGCGCCGAGTGCGACGCGTAATCCACCGCCACCCGCCGGACCCGCACCCCCCGCGCCTCACACCCCGCCACCAACCGATCCAACACGGCCGGCTCACCCGACACCACCACCGACGCCGGCCCGTTCACCGCAGCAACCGACACCCCCTCCCCCAACGCGGCACACCACTCCCGCACCCGCTCCACCGGCGCCGCCACCGACACCATCCCACCCAGCCCCGCCAACTCCTCACCGATCACCGCACTGCGCACCGCCACCACCCGCGCCCCGTCCCCCAACGACAACGCACCCGACACCACCGCAGCAGCGATCTCCCCCTGCGAATGCCCCACCACCGCACCCGCCCGCACCCCCAACGACTCCCACACCGCCGCAAGCGACACCATCACCGCCCACGACACCGGCTGCACCACATCCACCCGCTCCAACGACACAGCCCCCACCGCACCGCACAACACATCCCGCAACGACCAGTCCACGAACGGCCCCAACGCCGCCGCACACTCATCGAACCGCGCCGCGAACACCCCCGACGACGCATACAACTCCCGCCCCATCCCCACCCACTGCGCCCCCTGCCCCGGGAACACGAAAGCCACTCCGGAGCCGTCGGCGTCCGCCACACCCGAGACGACACCGGCGCCCGGGATGTCCCGCTCGATCTTCTCCAGGCCGTCCAGCAGCTCCTGGCGGTCGCTCCCGATCACCACCGCGCGATGCTCGAACAGCGCCCGCGAGGTCGCCAGGGTCGCCGCGACACCGGCCATGTCCGTGTCCGTGGTCTCCCGCACCCGGTCCGCCAGCCGCGCCGCCTGCGCCCGCACTGCCTCGGGGGTGTGCCCGCTGACCACCCAGGGCAGCACACCCGTACCAGAACGTGCCCCGTCCTCATCACCGGTGTGCTGTGAGGTCTCTTGCGGGGTCTCTTCCAGGATGACGTGCGCGTTGGTGCCGCTCATCCCGAACGACGACACCGCCGCACGCCGCGCCCGCCCCGTCTCCGGCCACCCCCGCTCCTCCGTCAGCAACTCCACCGCACCCGACGACCACTCCACATGCGGCGACGGCCGGTCCACATGCAACGTCCGCGGCAACACCCCCTCACGCAACGCCATCACCATCTTGATGACACCCGCCACACCCGCAGCCGCCTGCGTATGCCCGATGTTCGACTTCAACGACCCCAGCCACAACGGCTCCCGCTCCGACGAACGCTCCCCATACGTCGCCAGCAACGCCTGCGCCTCGATCGGATCACCCAGCGTCGTCCCCGTCCCATGCGCCTCCACCACGTCCACCTCAGCAGCATCCAGCCGGGCGTCCGCCAACGCCCGCCGGATCACCCGCTGCTGCGCCGGACCGTTCGGCGCCGTCAACCCACTCGACGCACCATCCTGATTCACCGCCGAACCCCGCACCACCGCCAGCACCCGACGCCCGTTGCGCAGAGCGTCCGACAGACGCTCCACCACCAGCACACCCACACCCTCAGCCCACGCCGTACCGTCCGCCGCCCCCGCGAACGCCTTGCACCGCCCATCCACCGCCAGCCCCCGCTGCCGGCTGAACTCCACGAACGAAGCCGGCGTCGCCATCACCGTCACCCCACCCGCCAACGCCAGCGAACACTCCCCCGACCGCAACGCCCGCACCGCCAGATGCAACGCCACCAACGACGACGAACACGCCGTGTCCACCGACACCGCCGGCCCCTCCAGACCCAGCACATACGCCACCCGGCCCGACACCACACTCGCCGCGTTACCCGTGGCCACATACCCCTCGAACGAACCCGAACCCCCACCACCCTCCAGAACCACCCGCCCGTAATCCTGACCATTCGTCCCCACGAAAACCCCGCCCGGGACCCCCTTCAACGAACGAGGATCAACACCCGCCCGCTCCAACGCCTCCCACGACACCTCCAGCAACAACCGCTGCTGCGGATCCATCGCCAACGCCTCACGCGGCGAAATACCGAAAAACCCCGCATCGAACTCCGCCGCCCCGTACAAAAACCCACCCGACCGCGCATAACTTGTCCCCGCCCGATCCGGATCCCCGTCGAACAACCCCTCCAGATCCCACCCACGATCCGCCGGGAACTCACCGATCGCGTCCACGCCCCCGGCCACGATCTCCCACAGCGCCTCCGGAGACTCCACACCCCCCGGGAAACGACACCCCATCCCCACGATCGCGATCGGCTCGTCATTCTTCTGTTCGACCTGTTCCAGGCGGTCTTTCGTCTCCCGCAACTCCGCTGTGACGCGCTTGAGGTAATAACGGAGCTTCTCGTCGCTCATGGTGCGTTTCCTCCCCGATAGGGCGCATGCGAAAGACTGCCGGTCGTGGTCCGGGGATGCCCGGGCGGGCATCCCCGGCGGGTGGGTCAGGAGATGCCGAATTCCTCGCCGATGAGCCCGAAGAGCTCTTCGTCGGACGCGTCGTCCAGGTCGGTTCCCTCATGTGCGGCGGCGGGGTGGGGAGCGTCGGGGCGCCACTGGGCGATGAGCACCTGGAGGCGTTCGACGATCTGTTCCCGCACCTTCGGCTCGGGCGGGGCGGCGGCCAGCACGTGCTCCAGATCGCCGACCTGGGCGAGCAGGGAGTCGGCCGTCGGTGCCGCCGTGTTCTCGGTGCCGGGGGCGCGCCCGGCGTCCAGCGCGGCGCCGAGGTGCCGGGCCAGGGCCAGCGGCGTCGGGTGGTCGAAGAGGAGCGTCGTGGGCAGGCTCAGGCCGGTGGCGGCGCGGAGGCGGTTGCGCAGGCGCACCGCGGTCAGCGAGTCGACCCCCAGGTCGATGAAGCCGCCGGACGGGCGTACCTGGTCCAGGCCGTGACGGCCCAGAGCCGCGGCGGTCTCCTTGCGTACCAGGTCCAGCAGCAGACGCTCCCGCTCGGCCGCGGGGACCGCGACCAGCCGGCGGCGCAGCGTGCTCGCGGCCTCGTCGGCCGCCGCCGCGTCGGCGGGCGCCGCGGTCTTCGGGCCGGCGGTGCGGGCGGAGGAGACTTCGTCGAACAGCGGCTGGCGCCACTCCGCCGCTTCCCGCTCCAGGAACCGGTCCCAGTCGATGTCGGCGTAGAGGAATCCGGCGTCCGCGCTGTCGGCGGCCGCCGCGAACGCGGCCAGTGCGGTGGGGGCGGGCATGGCCGTCACACCGCGGCGGGCGAGCCCGTCGGCGATGTCGCCCTCCGCCATCCCCGCGCCGGCCCAGGGGCCCCAGGAGATCGACGTGGCGGCCAGGCCGTGGGCCCGGCGCCGCTGAGCGAGGGCGTCGAGGACGGCGTTGGCGGCGGCGTAGTTGGCCTGGCCCTGGTTGCCCACGGCCCCGGCGACGGAGGAGTAGAGGACGAACGCCTCCAGGTCCCTGTCCCGGGTGAGTTCGTGGAGGTGGACCGCGGCGTTCGCCTTGGGCCGCAGGACGGTGGTCAGGCGCTCGGGGTCCAGCGCGTCGACGACCCCGTCGTCCACGACGCCCGCGGTGTGCACGATCGCGGTCAGCGGCGGCCCGTCGGGCAGCGTCGCCAGCAGGTGTGCGACCGCGGGGCGGTCGGCGAGGTCGCAGGCCACGATGGTCACCGCGGCCCCGGCGGCTTCGAGCTCCTGCCGCAGTCGGCGGGCACCGGGAGCCTGCTCGCCGCGGCGGCCGGCCAGGACGAGGTGCTCGGCACCCGCCGCGGCCAGCCAGCGGGCGGCATGGGCGCCGAGCGCGCCGGTGCCGCCGGTGACGAGGACGGTCCCCTTGGGCCGCCAGCTCCCGGTGTCGCCGCTCCCGGCCGGGGCCGGGAGGCGGTCGTGGGCCGTCCGTACCAGTCGCCGTACGAAGGCGCCGCCGGGGCGCAGGGCGATCTGGTCCTCGCCCTCCGGGTCGGCGAGCACGGAGCACAGCCGGTCGGTGTCCTCCTGGGTGCCCCAGGCGTCGGGTCCGGTGTCCGCGGGGAGGTCGACGAGTCCGCCCCAGCGTTCGGGGTGCTCCACCGCCACCACGCGGCCCAGGCCCCACACGGCGGCCTGGTCGAGGCTGACCGCGCGGTCGTCACGGTCCTTCGCCGCGGAGACCGCTCCGCGCGTCAGGCACCAGGCCGGGGCCTCGACGCCCGTGTCGCCAAGGGCCTGTACGAGCGCCAGGGTCATCGCGAGGGCGGACGGCGGCCCGGCGGACGTCCACGTGGGGCCGGTGTCCGGGCCGGTGCCGGTGTCGGCGGGGGCGAGCGCGGCCGGCACCGCGAGGACGCCGCTCACCGTGCCGCCGCCGCTCTCGACGGCGGCCGTGATCCGCCGCAGCCGCCGGGCCACGGTGGACCGGTCCTCGGTGCCCGGATCGATGAGGAGCGGGTGGACCTGCGCGCCCCTGCGGCGCAGGCCCGTGAGGCAGGTGTGCGCGAGCGCGGTGCCGTCCCGGCCGGCCGGGAGGGCGACGATCCAGTGGCCGCGCAGCACCGGCAGCCCCGGGGTGGTCCACCGGCGCCACCGTTCGACGTAGCGCATGCCGTCCCCGGGCCGGTGTTCCCCGGATGCGGGCGCGGTGGCGGGCGGGGCGGCTGCCGGGCGGCTGCTGTCCAGCCAGTACCGCTGTCGCTGGAAGGCGTAGGTGGGCAGGTCGACGGCGCGGGCCCCGCTCCCGGCGAACACCGCCCGCCAGTCCGGTTCCACTCCGTGGAGGTGAAGGGTGGCCAGCGCTTCGAGCACGGCGCCGTCCTCGGGCCGCCCGGCGCGGTGCGCGGCGGCGGTGGCCACGGCGGTGGGTTCCGTACGGGCCGGCGGCTGTTCCTGCTGGTCCCGCCGCTCGTCGTCCTGCCGTTCGTCGAGGCAGTCCTCGGCCATCGCGGCGAGCGCACCGCCGGGGCCCACCTCGACGAACGTGTTCACACCGAGGGCGGACAGTTCCCGGACGCCGTCCCGGAAGCGCACCGCCTCCCGGACGTGACGCACCCAGTACTCGGCCGTGGTGATCTCCTCGGCCGTCGCCACCCTGCCCGTCACGTTCGACACCAGCGGGATGCGCGGCGCGTGGTAGGTGAGGGTCCGCGCCAGCTCGCGGAAGGGCGTCAGCATGCCGTCCATGTGCGGGGAGTGGAAGGCGTGGCCGACGGGCAGCCGCTTGGTCTTCCGGTCCCGCGCCGCCCAGTGCGCGGCGATGTCCAGGACGGCGTCCTCGTCGCCCGAGACGACGACGGACCGCGGGCCGTTCACCGCGGCGACGGCCACCCGGTCCCGCCGGTCCGCGACCAGGGACTCGATCTCGTCCTCGGTCGCCTGGACCGCGACCATGGCACCGCCCTGGGGCAGTTCCTGCATGAGCCTGCCCCGCGCCGCCACCAGCGCGCAGGCGTCGGCGAGCGAGAACACGCCGGCCACCTGTGCGGCGGCCAGTTCCCCGATCGAGTGCCCGAGCAGGAAGTCCGGGGTCACGCCCCAGCTCTCCAGCAGCCGGAACATCGCGATCTCGAAGGCGAACAGGGCGGGCTGGGTGTATTCCGTACGGTCCAGCAGCCGGGCTCGCGCGGAGTCGGGCCCGGCGAACAGGACGTCGCGCAGGGGTGTGTCCGTGTACGGGTCGAAGTGGGCGCACACGGTGTCCAGCGCCTCGGCGAAGGACGGGTACGCCGCGTACAGCCGCCGGCCCATGCCCGGGTGCCGGCTGCCCTGCCCGGTGAACAGGAAGGCGGTGCCGCGCTCGCCGTCGGCGACGCCGTACGCGACCGAGGGTGACGTCTCCCCGGCGGCGACGGCGGCCAGCGCCGCGCGTATCTCCTCGGGGCTCTCGGCCGACAGCGTCGCGCGGTGGACGAGCGCGGCGCGCGTCACGGCGAGCGAGTAGGCGAGGTCTCGGGCCGCGGGCGACGGCCGGGCGTCGAGGTGGTTCCACAGGGATGCCGCCTGGGCGCGCAGCGCCGCCGGGGACTTGGCCGACAGGAGCAGGGGCGGCGTGAGCGGTGCGCCCTGGCTGTCGTCGCCCGCCGCGGCCAGCCCGGGTGTTTCCGCGGGTGTGCGCGGCAGCGCCGTGTCCGGTGCGTCCTCGGTCGTCTCTTCGAGGATGACATGGGCGTTGGTGCCGCTCATGCCGAACGACGAGACGGCGGCGCGCCGGGGGCGCCGGCCGGGGGCGGGCCAGGTGCGGGGCTCGGTCAGCAGTTCCACGGCGCCCGCCGACCAGTCCACGTGCGGGGAGGGCTCCTCGGCGTGGAGGGTCCTGGGCAGTACGGCGTGGCGCAGCGCCATCACCGTCTTGATGACGCCACCGATGCCGGAAGCCGCTTGGGCATGGCCGATGTTCGATTTCAGGGAGCCGAGCCAGAGCGGCCGGTCCCCGGCCCGGTCCCGGCCGTAGGTGGCCAGCAGGGCGTGCGCCTCGATCGGGTCGCCGAGCGTGGTGCCGGTGCCGTGCGCCTCCACCGCGTCCACGTCGGCGCCGGTCAGGCCCGCGTTGGCGAGCGCCTGGCGGATCACCCGCTCCTGGGCGATCCCGTTGGGGGCGGTCAGCCCGTTGCTGGCCCCGTCCTGGTTGGTTGCCGAGCCGCGCAGTACGGCCAGGACCGGGTGGCCGTTGCGGCGGGCGTCCGAGAGGCGTTCCAGCACCACGACTCCGGCGCCCTCGGCCCAGCCGGTGCCGTCCGCGTCGGCCGAGAACGCCTTGCAGCGGCCGTCGGGCGCCAGTCCGCGCTGGCGGCTGAACTCGACGAACCCCAGCGGGCTGGCCATCACCGTCACGCCGCCCGCCAGCGCCAGCGAGCACTCCCCCGCGCGCAGCGCCTGCGCCGCCAGGTGCAGGGCCACCAGCGACGACGAGCAGGCCGTGTCGACGGTGACCGCGGGGCCTTCGAGGCCGAGGGTGTAGGCCACCCGGCCGGAGACCACGCTGGCGGCGTTGCCCGCCAGGATCCGGCCTTCGAGCTCCTCCGGCAGGGCGGAGTGCCGGGGCGCGTAGTCCTGTGCCATGGCGCCGGTGAAGACCCCGGTCGGGGTGTTCTTCAGCGAGTGCGGGTCGATGCCCGCCCGCTCCAGCGCCTCCCAGGAGGTCTCCAGCATGAGCCGCTGCTGCGGGTCCATGGCGAGCGCCTCGTCCGCCGAGATCCCGAAGAAGGCCGCGTCGAATTCCGCCGCGTCCCGCAGGAACCCGCCCTGGCGGGTGTAGCTCGTCCCCGTGCGCCCGGGGTCGTCGTCGAACAGGGTCTCCAGGTCCCAGCCACGGTCCGCCGGGAACGCGCCGATCACGTCGCGCCCTTCGGCGACCAGCCGCCACAGGTCCTCGGCGGAGCGCACGTCCCCGGGGTAGCGGCAGCCCATGCCGACGATGGCCAGCGGCTCCGGTGCGGACGGCGTCTGCGGGGACGCCTGCGTCCGTTCGCCGGCCGCGCCGCCCACCAGCTCGGTCCGCAGGTGGTCGGCGAGAGCGGCCGCAGTGGCGTGGTCGAAGACGACGGTGGCGGGCAGCCGGAGCCCCGTGGCCGCGCCGATACGGTTGCGCAGCTCCAGGGCGCGGGCGGAGTCCATGCCCACGTCCTGGAAGCGGTGCGTGGCTTCCACCTCGTCGGCCGAGTCGAATTTGAGGACCGTCGCGACCTGTTCGCGCACCAGCCGACGCAGGAGGCGTCCCTGCTCGGCTTCGCTCTGCCCGTGCA contains the following coding sequences:
- a CDS encoding type I polyketide synthase; translated protein: MELLTEERGWPETGRARRAAVSSFGMSGTNAHVILEETPQETSQHTGDEDGARSGTGVLPWVVSGHTPEAVRAQAARLADRVRETTDTDMAGVAATLATSRALFEHRAVVIGSDRQELLDGLEKIERDIPGAGVVSGVADADGSGVAFVFPGQGAQWVGMGRELYASSGVFAARFDECAAALGPFVDWSLRDVLCGAVGAVSLERVDVVQPVSWAVMVSLAAVWESLGVRAGAVVGHSQGEIAAAVVSGALSLGDGARVVAVRSAVIGEELAGLGGMVSVAAPVERVREWCGALGEGVSVAAVNGPASVVVSGEPAVLDRLVAGCEARGVRVRRVAVDYASHSAQVERVAERLERELAGVVPRAGRVPMFSTVEAAWVEGGRLDAGYWVRNLRRRVRFEEAVRGLLGEGFGFFVECSAHPVLAAAMEDTLTAAGSPDAVVAGTLRRNEGGPERLLASAAEVFVRGAAVDWSALTGTPDTPVDLPTYAFQRRRYWLEAPAPHAAATPGTDPVDVRFWDAVEQEDLGALAATLDVEDTADRDSLGTVLSLLSPWRRERRRKTAVDSCRHQFVWRPATEPSRARLSGTWLVVAPEEPTAEDARLAGRLRDGIEAGGARAVVLAVSEADADDERLGHRIAGALERSGLTDGPLAGALYLVTARPGSPERETAPALSLPRVLHTRSPGAALWYVTADAVSVRRADRVQDPTRAAVLARVRTGNGQDPHGRSGTIDLPGAVDDRTLRRLCGVLSGRHADGSEIALRTSGVFARRLVRHPTGDRAAAAAATRWRGGTVLIATGGAMPDPRIVHWAAGAGAGRVVIAGRGLGTRGEETAPLLDDLRTRDLPVEQIAARSADLGEPDAVARLIAETDSPEHPLRAVVYVAADGAADPETARREASRLHEGTRHLRLDDFVVVSSAEGALGRPGHTAEAVTHTYLSALVRQRAADGLPALSLGWTPATRSASLPEDVQLRAVCQAVAEHRPGAHLLIGDFGGQADDTGALFTEPAGGAETDPRTDEEADTPDGAPWRRRLHGQSEAEQGRLLRRLVREQVATVLKFDSADEVEATHRFQDVGMDSARALELRNRIGAATGLRLPATVVFDHATAAALADHLRTELVGGAAGERTQASPQTPSAPEPLAIVGMGCRYPGDVRSAEDLWRLVAEGRDVIGAFPADRGWDLETLFDDDPGRTGTSYTRQGGFLRDAAEFDAAFFGISADEALAMDPQQRLMLETSWEALERAGIDPHSLKNTPTGVFTGAMAQDYAPRHSALPEELEGRILAGNAASVVSGRVAYTLGLEGPAVTVDTACSSSLVALHLAAQALRAGECSLALAGGVTVMASPLGFVEFSRQRGLAPDGRCKAFSADADGTGWAEGAGVVVLERLSDARRNGHPVLAVLRGSATNQDGASNGLTAPNGIAQERVIRQALANAGLTGADVDAVEAHGTGTTLGDPIEAHALLATYGRDRAGDRPLWLGSLKSNIGHAQAASGIGGVIKTVMALRHAVLPRTLHAEEPSPHVDWSAGAVELLTEPRTWPAPGRRPRRAAVSSFGMSGTNAHVILEETTEDAPDTALPRTPAETPGLAAAGDDSQGAPLTPPLLLSAKSPAALRAQAASLWNHLDARPSPAARDLAYSLAVTRAALVHRATLSAESPEEIRAALAAVAAGETSPSVAYGVADGERGTAFLFTGQGSRHPGMGRRLYAAYPSFAEALDTVCAHFDPYTDTPLRDVLFAGPDSARARLLDRTEYTQPALFAFEIAMFRLLESWGVTPDFLLGHSIGELAAAQVAGVFSLADACALVAARGRLMQELPQGGAMVAVQATEDEIESLVADRRDRVAVAAVNGPRSVVVSGDEDAVLDIAAHWAARDRKTKRLPVGHAFHSPHMDGMLTPFRELARTLTYHAPRIPLVSNVTGRVATAEEITTAEYWVRHVREAVRFRDGVRELSALGVNTFVEVGPGGALAAMAEDCLDERQDDERRDQQEQPPARTEPTAVATAAAHRAGRPEDGAVLEALATLHLHGVEPDWRAVFAGSGARAVDLPTYAFQRQRYWLDSSRPAAAPPATAPASGEHRPGDGMRYVERWRRWTTPGLPVLRGHWIVALPAGRDGTALAHTCLTGLRRRGAQVHPLLIDPGTEDRSTVARRLRRITAAVESGGGTVSGVLAVPAALAPADTGTGPDTGPTWTSAGPPSALAMTLALVQALGDTGVEAPAWCLTRGAVSAAKDRDDRAVSLDQAAVWGLGRVVAVEHPERWGGLVDLPADTGPDAWGTQEDTDRLCSVLADPEGEDQIALRPGGAFVRRLVRTAHDRLPAPAGSGDTGSWRPKGTVLVTGGTGALGAHAARWLAAAGAEHLVLAGRRGEQAPGARRLRQELEAAGAAVTIVACDLADRPAVAHLLATLPDGPPLTAIVHTAGVVDDGVVDALDPERLTTVLRPKANAAVHLHELTRDRDLEAFVLYSSVAGAVGNQGQANYAAANAVLDALAQRRRAHGLAATSISWGPWAGAGMAEGDIADGLARRGVTAMPAPTALAAFAAAADSADAGFLYADIDWDRFLEREAAEWRQPLFDEVSSARTAGPKTAAPADAAAADEAASTLRRRLVAVPAAERERLLLDLVRKETAAALGRHGLDQVRPSGGFIDLGVDSLTAVRLRNRLRAATGLSLPTTLLFDHPTPLALARHLGAALDAGRAPGTENTAAPTADSLLAQVGDLEHVLAAAPPEPKVREQIVERLQVLIAQWRPDAPHPAAAHEGTDLDDASDEELFGLIGEEFGIS